One region of Bartonella alsatica genomic DNA includes:
- the trbL gene encoding P-type conjugative transfer protein TrbL, protein MKNDQVLKNKKLILLMLFLLVLGCVFFTDVSFADSLDQTKSFNSLLDLIQKQSNNWYSKLHYYGFRLFWSLAVFQLLFSFIPLLFKQSDIADFFGEFVKFILVIGFFAALLEYSQEWGTAIIESFRTAAADASGRGRGLFPGDIMGEASKIMEAMANVSTWNPITAVLIAIQSVIVFLCFGFIAVLLAISLIESYIVINASVIFMGFGASQWTREISITTFRYAVSVGAKLFVMTLLVTLITDSMISWKNAYVYSSASNWTLLGLALLSAYLTKTIPEIVAGLISGSSGGTGATIGAMSGAAVGAAVAVASGGVSAAAGGASTAGGTGSVLGGGASGGTDAGVSGSGSVMGAGNNINASQMTGNSFKDSGNKPQFGGNPRVAGGGNQSTRTNQPQAGLVSLDQAGLVSLDQAGSVSSDQAGLVSLDQAGSVSSDQAGLVSLDQAGSVSLDQAGSISPDQAGSVSSKLRNFADTGLRVSGTMASLCVPGMEGAENLNLNTPYLLPENNDIQFSNNSNPQSNEMETSSIIENTISGTSSEIERN, encoded by the coding sequence ATGAAAAATGACCAAGTGCTAAAAAATAAAAAACTCATTTTATTAATGTTATTTTTACTGGTATTGGGTTGTGTTTTCTTTACAGATGTTTCTTTTGCAGATTCCTTAGATCAAACTAAATCATTTAATAGTCTATTGGATTTGATACAAAAACAATCTAACAATTGGTATTCAAAATTACATTATTATGGTTTTCGTCTTTTCTGGTCATTAGCTGTTTTTCAATTGCTTTTTAGCTTTATTCCTCTCTTGTTTAAGCAATCTGATATTGCTGATTTTTTTGGTGAGTTTGTTAAATTCATTCTTGTTATAGGTTTTTTTGCTGCTCTTTTAGAATATTCTCAAGAATGGGGGACAGCTATTATTGAGAGTTTCCGTACTGCAGCAGCTGATGCAAGTGGAAGAGGCAGAGGACTTTTCCCTGGAGATATTATGGGTGAAGCTTCTAAGATCATGGAAGCTATGGCAAATGTTAGCACTTGGAATCCTATAACTGCTGTGTTGATTGCTATTCAATCGGTTATTGTTTTTTTATGTTTTGGTTTTATTGCTGTTTTATTAGCTATTAGTCTTATTGAATCATATATTGTAATCAATGCATCTGTAATATTTATGGGTTTTGGAGCTTCTCAATGGACGCGAGAAATAAGCATAACAACATTTCGTTATGCTGTCTCTGTTGGTGCAAAACTATTTGTAATGACACTCTTAGTAACACTGATTACTGATTCCATGATATCATGGAAAAACGCATATGTTTATTCTTCTGCGTCAAATTGGACATTGCTAGGACTTGCTTTGTTATCTGCATATTTAACAAAGACTATTCCGGAAATTGTTGCTGGTTTAATTTCTGGTTCAAGTGGTGGAACAGGCGCAACTATTGGAGCAATGTCTGGTGCTGCTGTAGGGGCGGCTGTTGCAGTGGCAAGTGGTGGAGTATCTGCTGCTGCTGGTGGAGCATCAACTGCTGGTGGAACAGGTAGTGTTTTAGGAGGAGGAGCAAGTGGTGGAACGGACGCTGGAGTAAGTGGTAGTGGATCTGTGATGGGAGCGGGTAACAATATAAATGCTTCTCAAATGACGGGGAATTCTTTTAAAGATAGTGGTAATAAACCTCAATTTGGTGGAAATCCACGTGTAGCTGGAGGGGGAAATCAGTCTACCAGAACTAATCAACCTCAAGCTGGGTTAGTTTCTCTCGATCAAGCTGGATTAGTTTCTCTCGATCAAGCTGGGTCAGTTTCTTCAGATCAAGCTGGGTTAGTTTCTCTAGATCAAGCTGGGTCAGTTTCTTCAGATCAGGCTGGGTTAGTTTCTCTAGATCAAGCTGGGTCAGTTTCTCTAGATCAAGCTGGATCAATTTCTCCAGATCAAGCTGGGTCAGTTTCTTCAAAACTTAGAAATTTTGCAGATACAGGTTTAAGGGTTAGTGGAACTATGGCTTCTCTTTGTGTCCCTGGAATGGAAGGGGCGGAAAACCTTAATCTTAACACTCCATATCTACTACCAGAAAATAATGACATCCAGTTTTCTAATAATAGCAATCCTCAATCTAATGAAATGGAAACAAGCAGTATTATTGAAAATACAATTTCTGGAACATCATCTGAAATAGAAAGAAATTAA